A genome region from Populus alba chromosome 5, ASM523922v2, whole genome shotgun sequence includes the following:
- the LOC118061926 gene encoding cyclin-B2-3 isoform X2, with protein MAGPDENNPGVIGPGNIQEGLRGRVGKFPVATGTNRRALSNINRNIIGGPPYPCAVNKRGLSEREAFCNKNPPIPVHRPLTRKYVAQLANKQQQQLEPEEIKKPVRPVPISSEPEDCNIIDVEDCKTSDDFSAPTFVQHTEAMLEEIDRMDEVEMEDVEEEPVLDIDGCDKRDPLAVVEYIDDLYNFYKKAERSGCVPPNYMAQQFDINDRMRGILIDWLIEVHYKFELMEETLYLTVNLIDRFLAVHPVVRKKLQLVGVTAMLLACKYEEVSVPVVEDLILISDKAYSRKEVLDMEKNMVNALQFNLSVPTPYVFMRRFLKASQCDRKLELLAFFIIELCLVEYNMLKFPPSLLAAAAIYTAQCTLSGTKQWSKTNEWYTGYSEQQLTECSRLMVNFHRIAGTGKLTGAHRKYSTSKFGNAAKNEPAGFLLDPPF; from the exons ATGGCTGGACCCGATGAGAACAACCCGGGGGTGATCGGACCTGGAAATATTCAAG AGGGTTTACGTGGCCGAGTAGGGAAGTTTCCAGTGGCGACCGGAACTAATCGCCGGGCGTTGAGCAACATTAATCGGAACATCATCGGAGGTCCACCGTACCCCTGTGCTGTCAACAAAAGAGGGTTATCAGA aagagAAGCTTTTTGTAATAAGAACCCACCAATTCCAGTGCATCGACCTTTGACTAG GAAGTATGTGGCCCAGCTTGCTAacaagcagcagcaacaacttGAACCAGAG GAAATCAAAAAACCAGTTCGCCCAGTCCCAATTTCTAGTGAACCAGAAGATTGTAACATCATAGATGTGGAGGACTGCAAGACTAGTGATGACTTTTCTGCTCCGACGTTTGTGCAACATACGGAGGCAATGCTGGAGGAGATCGACAGGATG GATGAAGTTGAAATGGAAGATGTTGAAGAAGAGCCGGTCTTGGACATAGACGGCTGTGACAAGAGGGATCCGCTTGCTGTAGTGGAATACATTGATGATTTATACAATTTCTACAAGAAAGCAGAG AGATCTGGCTGTGTCCCACCAAACTACATGGCACAGCAATTTGACATTAATGACAGAATGAGAGGCATTCTCATTGATTGGTTGATTGAG GTACACTACAAGTTTGAATTGATGGAGGAGACCTTATACCTTACTGTCAATCTCATAGATAGATTTCTAGCAGTTCATCCAGTCGTGAGAAAGAAACTCCAGCTCGTTGGAGTGACAGCCATGCTGCTTGCATGCAAATATGAAGAAGTATCAGTTCCAGTTGTGGAGGATCTCATTCTGATTTCTGACAAAGCATACAGCAGAAAGGAAGTGCTTGACATg GAGAAGAACATGGTCAACGCTTTACAGTTTAATCTCTCTGTTCCCACTCCTTATGTTTTTATGAGGAGATTCCTAAAAGCTTCACAATGTGACAGGAAG CTTGAATTGCTTGCGTTCTTCATAATCGAGCTTTGCCTCGTCGAATACAACATGCTCAAGTTTCCACCTTCATTGTTAGCTGCTGCTGCAATATACACCGCTCAATGCACCCTTAGTGGAACAAAGCAATGGAGCAAGACAAATGAGTGGTATACTGGCTACTCAGAACAGCAGCTTAC GGAATGCTCAAGGCTTATGGTTAATTTTCATAGGATTGCTGGTACAGGGAAGCTAACAGGTGCACACCGGAAGTATAGTACCTCAAAATTTGGTAACGCAGCAAAGAACGAACCCGCGGGCTTCTTACTGGATCCTCCATTCTAG
- the LOC118061926 gene encoding G2/mitotic-specific cyclin-2 isoform X3, whose translation MAGPDENNPGVIGPGNIQEGLRGRVGKFPVATGTNRRALSNINRNIIGGPPYPCAVNKRGLSEKYVAQLANKQQQQLEPEEIKKPVRPVPISSEPEDCNIIDVEDCKTSDDFSAPTFVQHTEAMLEEIDRMDEVEMEDVEEEPVLDIDGCDKRDPLAVVEYIDDLYNFYKKAERSGCVPPNYMAQQFDINDRMRGILIDWLIEVHYKFELMEETLYLTVNLIDRFLAVHPVVRKKLQLVGVTAMLLACKYEEVSVPVVEDLILISDKAYSRKEVLDMEKNMVNALQFNLSVPTPYVFMRRFLKASQCDRKQLELLAFFIIELCLVEYNMLKFPPSLLAAAAIYTAQCTLSGTKQWSKTNEWYTGYSEQQLTECSRLMVNFHRIAGTGKLTGAHRKYSTSKFGNAAKNEPAGFLLDPPF comes from the exons ATGGCTGGACCCGATGAGAACAACCCGGGGGTGATCGGACCTGGAAATATTCAAG AGGGTTTACGTGGCCGAGTAGGGAAGTTTCCAGTGGCGACCGGAACTAATCGCCGGGCGTTGAGCAACATTAATCGGAACATCATCGGAGGTCCACCGTACCCCTGTGCTGTCAACAAAAGAGGGTTATCAGA GAAGTATGTGGCCCAGCTTGCTAacaagcagcagcaacaacttGAACCAGAG GAAATCAAAAAACCAGTTCGCCCAGTCCCAATTTCTAGTGAACCAGAAGATTGTAACATCATAGATGTGGAGGACTGCAAGACTAGTGATGACTTTTCTGCTCCGACGTTTGTGCAACATACGGAGGCAATGCTGGAGGAGATCGACAGGATG GATGAAGTTGAAATGGAAGATGTTGAAGAAGAGCCGGTCTTGGACATAGACGGCTGTGACAAGAGGGATCCGCTTGCTGTAGTGGAATACATTGATGATTTATACAATTTCTACAAGAAAGCAGAG AGATCTGGCTGTGTCCCACCAAACTACATGGCACAGCAATTTGACATTAATGACAGAATGAGAGGCATTCTCATTGATTGGTTGATTGAG GTACACTACAAGTTTGAATTGATGGAGGAGACCTTATACCTTACTGTCAATCTCATAGATAGATTTCTAGCAGTTCATCCAGTCGTGAGAAAGAAACTCCAGCTCGTTGGAGTGACAGCCATGCTGCTTGCATGCAAATATGAAGAAGTATCAGTTCCAGTTGTGGAGGATCTCATTCTGATTTCTGACAAAGCATACAGCAGAAAGGAAGTGCTTGACATg GAGAAGAACATGGTCAACGCTTTACAGTTTAATCTCTCTGTTCCCACTCCTTATGTTTTTATGAGGAGATTCCTAAAAGCTTCACAATGTGACAGGAAG CAGCTTGAATTGCTTGCGTTCTTCATAATCGAGCTTTGCCTCGTCGAATACAACATGCTCAAGTTTCCACCTTCATTGTTAGCTGCTGCTGCAATATACACCGCTCAATGCACCCTTAGTGGAACAAAGCAATGGAGCAAGACAAATGAGTGGTATACTGGCTACTCAGAACAGCAGCTTAC GGAATGCTCAAGGCTTATGGTTAATTTTCATAGGATTGCTGGTACAGGGAAGCTAACAGGTGCACACCGGAAGTATAGTACCTCAAAATTTGGTAACGCAGCAAAGAACGAACCCGCGGGCTTCTTACTGGATCCTCCATTCTAG
- the LOC118061926 gene encoding cyclin-B2-3 isoform X1, with protein sequence MAGPDENNPGVIGPGNIQEGLRGRVGKFPVATGTNRRALSNINRNIIGGPPYPCAVNKRGLSEREAFCNKNPPIPVHRPLTRKYVAQLANKQQQQLEPEEIKKPVRPVPISSEPEDCNIIDVEDCKTSDDFSAPTFVQHTEAMLEEIDRMDEVEMEDVEEEPVLDIDGCDKRDPLAVVEYIDDLYNFYKKAERSGCVPPNYMAQQFDINDRMRGILIDWLIEVHYKFELMEETLYLTVNLIDRFLAVHPVVRKKLQLVGVTAMLLACKYEEVSVPVVEDLILISDKAYSRKEVLDMEKNMVNALQFNLSVPTPYVFMRRFLKASQCDRKQLELLAFFIIELCLVEYNMLKFPPSLLAAAAIYTAQCTLSGTKQWSKTNEWYTGYSEQQLTECSRLMVNFHRIAGTGKLTGAHRKYSTSKFGNAAKNEPAGFLLDPPF encoded by the exons ATGGCTGGACCCGATGAGAACAACCCGGGGGTGATCGGACCTGGAAATATTCAAG AGGGTTTACGTGGCCGAGTAGGGAAGTTTCCAGTGGCGACCGGAACTAATCGCCGGGCGTTGAGCAACATTAATCGGAACATCATCGGAGGTCCACCGTACCCCTGTGCTGTCAACAAAAGAGGGTTATCAGA aagagAAGCTTTTTGTAATAAGAACCCACCAATTCCAGTGCATCGACCTTTGACTAG GAAGTATGTGGCCCAGCTTGCTAacaagcagcagcaacaacttGAACCAGAG GAAATCAAAAAACCAGTTCGCCCAGTCCCAATTTCTAGTGAACCAGAAGATTGTAACATCATAGATGTGGAGGACTGCAAGACTAGTGATGACTTTTCTGCTCCGACGTTTGTGCAACATACGGAGGCAATGCTGGAGGAGATCGACAGGATG GATGAAGTTGAAATGGAAGATGTTGAAGAAGAGCCGGTCTTGGACATAGACGGCTGTGACAAGAGGGATCCGCTTGCTGTAGTGGAATACATTGATGATTTATACAATTTCTACAAGAAAGCAGAG AGATCTGGCTGTGTCCCACCAAACTACATGGCACAGCAATTTGACATTAATGACAGAATGAGAGGCATTCTCATTGATTGGTTGATTGAG GTACACTACAAGTTTGAATTGATGGAGGAGACCTTATACCTTACTGTCAATCTCATAGATAGATTTCTAGCAGTTCATCCAGTCGTGAGAAAGAAACTCCAGCTCGTTGGAGTGACAGCCATGCTGCTTGCATGCAAATATGAAGAAGTATCAGTTCCAGTTGTGGAGGATCTCATTCTGATTTCTGACAAAGCATACAGCAGAAAGGAAGTGCTTGACATg GAGAAGAACATGGTCAACGCTTTACAGTTTAATCTCTCTGTTCCCACTCCTTATGTTTTTATGAGGAGATTCCTAAAAGCTTCACAATGTGACAGGAAG CAGCTTGAATTGCTTGCGTTCTTCATAATCGAGCTTTGCCTCGTCGAATACAACATGCTCAAGTTTCCACCTTCATTGTTAGCTGCTGCTGCAATATACACCGCTCAATGCACCCTTAGTGGAACAAAGCAATGGAGCAAGACAAATGAGTGGTATACTGGCTACTCAGAACAGCAGCTTAC GGAATGCTCAAGGCTTATGGTTAATTTTCATAGGATTGCTGGTACAGGGAAGCTAACAGGTGCACACCGGAAGTATAGTACCTCAAAATTTGGTAACGCAGCAAAGAACGAACCCGCGGGCTTCTTACTGGATCCTCCATTCTAG
- the LOC118061929 gene encoding small nuclear ribonucleoprotein SmD3b — MSRSLGIPVKLLHEASGHIVTVELKSGELYRGGMVECEDNWNCQLESITYTAKDGKVSQLEHVFIRGSKVRFMVIPDMLKNAPMFKRLDARIKGKSASLGVGRGRSVAMRSKAQAAGRGAPPGRGVVPPVRR, encoded by the exons ACATGAGGCTTCCGGTCACATAGTGACGGTGGAGCTGAAGAGTGGAGAGCTTTATAGAGGAGGCATGGTAGAGTGTGAGGATAACTGGAACTGCCAGCTCGAGAGCATCACTTACACTGCTA AGGATGGGAAGGTCTCACAGCTTGAGCATGTTTTCATTCGTGGCAGTAAAGTCAG ATTCATGGTTATACCTGATATGCTAAAGAATGCTCCCATGTTCAAGCGTTTGGATGCTAGAATCAAG GGTAAGAGTGCATCGCTTGGGGTTGGCAGGGGAAGATCTGTTGCAATGCGGTCTAAA GCCCAAGCTGCTGGGCGCGGAGCACCCCCAGGCAGGGGCGTTGTACCACCTGTCAGGAGGTAA
- the LOC118061925 gene encoding serine/threonine-protein kinase PEPKR2 isoform X2, with protein sequence MRKKRKGSEADAGENVQEEVIPTCDLKSSNVRSHYSLEDYNRLKKRCKEDLGREPVTSFKSRLAGIATAPPCGASSSLVLPGRGLKRKIGCIDVATQTGRKNKFEDDYILGDAIGRGKFGSVWLCRSKVTGVEFACKTLQKGEETVHREVEIMQHLSGHPGVVTLHAVYEESECFQLVMELCSGGRLIDQMVDEGRYSEQRAANIFKDVMLVIKYCHDMGVVHRDIKPENILLASLGKMKLADFGLAMRISNGQTLSGLAGSPAYVAPEVLSGNYSEKVDIWSAGVLLHALLVGGLPFQGDSLEAVFEAIKNVKLDFHTGIWDSVSKPARDLVARMLTRDVSARITADEVLRHPWILFYTERTLKTLSIRSKTKNQGAATSCQPANALALVSPGNRVGVGSSEEDLSQNPSDSLSCKSEEQDECGLVDALAVAISHVKISEPKRSRLCGPTGPIEQQCSSNITANNLCRAF encoded by the exons atgaggaagaagaggaaaggGAGTGAAGCAGATGCGGGTGAGAATGTACAGGAGGAAGTAATACCAACGTGTGATTTGAAATCATCCAATGTTAGGTCTCATTATTCGTTAGAAGATTATAATAGGTTAAAGAAGAGGTGCAAAGAAGATCTGGGTAGGGAACCTGTTACTTCTTTCAAAAGTAGGCTTGCAGGCATTGCTACTGCCCCGCCTTGTGGTGCCTCATCTTCGTTGGTGCTACCTGGAAGAGGGCTTAAGAGGAAGATAGGGTGCATAGATGTTGCTACTCAAACGGGTAGGAAAAATAAGTTTGAGGATGATTATATTTTGGGGGATGCTATTGGGCGTGGTAAATTTGGCTCCGTTTGGTTGTGCAGGTCTAAGGTTACTGGTGTTGAGTTTGCTTGTAAGACTTTGCAGAAGGGCGAGGAGACAGTTCATAGGGAGGTAGAGATAATGCAGCATCTGTCTGGTCATCCTGGTGTGGTGACATTGCATGCTGTGTATGAGGAGTCGGAGTGTTTTCAGCTTGTGATGGAGTTATGCTCTGGAGGACGTTTGATTGATCAGATGGTTGATGAGGGACGGTACTCAGAGCAACGTGCTGCTAACATATTCAAGGATGTGATGTTAGTTATTAAGTATTGTCATGACATGGGTGTTGTGCACCGAGATATAAAGCCTGAGAATATACTTCTAGCGAGCCTGGGGAAGATGAAGCTTGCAGATTTTGGCCTGGCTATGAGAATTTCAAATG GGCAGACCTTATCGGGCTTGGCTGGAAGTCCAGCATATGTTGCCCCTGAAGTTCTGTCGGGAAACTATTCCGAGAAGGTTGACATTTGGAGTGCTGGTGTCCTCCTGCATGCTCTGTTGGTCGGGGGCCTTCCATTTCAAGGCGATTCCTTAGAGGCTGTTTTTGAGGCAATCAAGAATGTCAAGCTTGATTTTCACACTGGAATATGGGACTCTGTATCTAAACCTGCACGTGATCTAGTTGCAAGAATGTTGACAAGGGATGTCTCAGCCAGGATCACCGCAGATGAAGTACTGA GGCATCCATGGATTTTGTTTTACACAGAGCGTACCTTAAAGACATTGTCCATCAGATCAAAAACAAAGAATCAAGGTGCTGCAACTTCCTGCCAACCTGCAAATGCACTTGCACTTGTGTCACCTGGAAACCGGGTAGGAGTTGGCTCTTCTGAAGAGGACTTGAGTCAGAATCCATCTGATAGTTTGAGCTGCAAGTCAGAAGAGCAGGATGAATGTGGTCTAGTTGACGCGCTTGCAGTGGCGATTTCCCATGTTAAGATATCAGAGCCGAAGAGGAGTAGATTGTGTGGACCCACTGGCCCAATAGAGCAGCAGTGTTCATCTAACATCACAGCTAACAATCTGTGCAGAGCATTTTGA
- the LOC118061925 gene encoding serine/threonine-protein kinase PEPKR2 isoform X1: protein MRKKRKGSEADAGENVQEEVIPTCDLKSSNVRSHYSLEDYNRLKKRCKEDLGREPVTSFKSRLAGIATAPPCGASSSLVLPGRGLKRKIGCIDVATQTGRKNKFEDDYILGDAIGRGKFGSVWLCRSKVTGVEFACKTLQKGEETVHREVEIMQHLSGHPGVVTLHAVYEESECFQLVMELCSGGRLIDQMVDEGRYSEQRAANIFKDVMLVIKYCHDMGVVHRDIKPENILLASLGKMKLADFGLAMRISNGQTLSGLAGSPAYVAPEVLSGNYSEKVDIWSAGVLLHALLVGGLPFQGDSLEAVFEAIKNVKLDFHTGIWDSVSKPARDLVARMLTRDVSARITADEVLTVFSGHPWILFYTERTLKTLSIRSKTKNQGAATSCQPANALALVSPGNRVGVGSSEEDLSQNPSDSLSCKSEEQDECGLVDALAVAISHVKISEPKRSRLCGPTGPIEQQCSSNITANNLCRAF, encoded by the exons atgaggaagaagaggaaaggGAGTGAAGCAGATGCGGGTGAGAATGTACAGGAGGAAGTAATACCAACGTGTGATTTGAAATCATCCAATGTTAGGTCTCATTATTCGTTAGAAGATTATAATAGGTTAAAGAAGAGGTGCAAAGAAGATCTGGGTAGGGAACCTGTTACTTCTTTCAAAAGTAGGCTTGCAGGCATTGCTACTGCCCCGCCTTGTGGTGCCTCATCTTCGTTGGTGCTACCTGGAAGAGGGCTTAAGAGGAAGATAGGGTGCATAGATGTTGCTACTCAAACGGGTAGGAAAAATAAGTTTGAGGATGATTATATTTTGGGGGATGCTATTGGGCGTGGTAAATTTGGCTCCGTTTGGTTGTGCAGGTCTAAGGTTACTGGTGTTGAGTTTGCTTGTAAGACTTTGCAGAAGGGCGAGGAGACAGTTCATAGGGAGGTAGAGATAATGCAGCATCTGTCTGGTCATCCTGGTGTGGTGACATTGCATGCTGTGTATGAGGAGTCGGAGTGTTTTCAGCTTGTGATGGAGTTATGCTCTGGAGGACGTTTGATTGATCAGATGGTTGATGAGGGACGGTACTCAGAGCAACGTGCTGCTAACATATTCAAGGATGTGATGTTAGTTATTAAGTATTGTCATGACATGGGTGTTGTGCACCGAGATATAAAGCCTGAGAATATACTTCTAGCGAGCCTGGGGAAGATGAAGCTTGCAGATTTTGGCCTGGCTATGAGAATTTCAAATG GGCAGACCTTATCGGGCTTGGCTGGAAGTCCAGCATATGTTGCCCCTGAAGTTCTGTCGGGAAACTATTCCGAGAAGGTTGACATTTGGAGTGCTGGTGTCCTCCTGCATGCTCTGTTGGTCGGGGGCCTTCCATTTCAAGGCGATTCCTTAGAGGCTGTTTTTGAGGCAATCAAGAATGTCAAGCTTGATTTTCACACTGGAATATGGGACTCTGTATCTAAACCTGCACGTGATCTAGTTGCAAGAATGTTGACAAGGGATGTCTCAGCCAGGATCACCGCAGATGAAGTACTGA CTGTCTTCTCAGGGCATCCATGGATTTTGTTTTACACAGAGCGTACCTTAAAGACATTGTCCATCAGATCAAAAACAAAGAATCAAGGTGCTGCAACTTCCTGCCAACCTGCAAATGCACTTGCACTTGTGTCACCTGGAAACCGGGTAGGAGTTGGCTCTTCTGAAGAGGACTTGAGTCAGAATCCATCTGATAGTTTGAGCTGCAAGTCAGAAGAGCAGGATGAATGTGGTCTAGTTGACGCGCTTGCAGTGGCGATTTCCCATGTTAAGATATCAGAGCCGAAGAGGAGTAGATTGTGTGGACCCACTGGCCCAATAGAGCAGCAGTGTTCATCTAACATCACAGCTAACAATCTGTGCAGAGCATTTTGA
- the LOC118061928 gene encoding BTB/POZ domain-containing protein At2g30600, translating to MIEEKEKKFLTVAPFQCAWRKDLKFREAGRGCVAFDAFAHNDVTVVFRENVGSQHYHYKRDNSPHYTVILGSHRNRRLKIEVDGKTVVDEEGVALCCSSMFQSYWISIYDGLISVGKGRYPFQNLVFQWLDSNPNCSVRYIGLSSWDKHVGYRNVNVLPLPKNHMLLWKQVDSGEYEGTDDGEEELEGGQMSYERRGLENFLESWELSDVLFVVGKEERLVPAHKVILQASGNFPLSSSNEDVIQLQDATYPILHALLQYIYTGHTQISESQLGSLWALSLQFEVMPLGKLCEEIVERFKLNKKLFDSGKNVELSYPSSQPHSCMAFPSQLPINVQRLKQLQSTGDYSDINIYIEGHGLVAQPHKVILSLWSVPFSKMFTNGMSESSSSEVFLRDVSPEAFKVMLEFMYSGELSLEDSTEFGTLLLQALLLADQFGVALLYQECCKTLLECLSEDSVGPILQAVSSIPSCKLIEETCERKFAMHFDYCTTTSLDFILLDETNFSNIIQHQDLTVTSEERVLNAIFMWCMRDKELCGWEVVAELLALSTPELLFGDRLQSLNNLLPFVRFPLMPYDLLKKLGQSNLRRHVPIFDDLVREGISYAEFGSLRPGNDQNPRFQHRRSSYKEHQYICDGDSNGVLYFAGTSYGEHQWINPVLAKRITITASSPPSRYTDPKTLVSRTYQGTSFAGPCMEDGHIRAWWMVDIGQDHQLMCNHYTLRQDGSRAFIRFWNMQGSPDGKTWTDLRVHENDQTMCKADQFASWPITGPHALLPFRFFRVVLTGPTTDASNPHNLCICFLELYGYFH from the exons ATgatagaagagaaagagaagaagttTCTCACAGTAGCACCATTTCAGTGTGCTTGGAGGAAAGATTTGAAATTTAGGGAAGCTGGAAGAGGATGTGTGGCTTTTGACGCTTTTGCTCACAATGATGTCACAGTGGTGTTTAGGGAGAATGTAGGGAGTCAACACTACCATTATAAGAGGGATAATAGTCCTCATTATACTGTGATTCTTGGGAGTCATAGGAATCGTCGACTGAAAATTGAGGTTGATGGCAAAACAGTAGTTGATGAGGAAGGTGTTGCGCTTTGCTGCTCATCCATGTTTCAAAGTTATTGGATCAGTATTTATGATGGTTTGATTAGTGTCGGAAAAGGGAGATACCCTTTTCAGAATCTTGTGTTTCAGTGGTTAGATTCAAATCCAAATTGTAGCGTTCGGTATATTGGTCTTAGCAGCTGGGATAAACATGTCGGGTATAGAAATGTCAATGTGTTGCCGTTGCCAAAGAATCATATGTTGTTATGGAAGCAAGTTGACTCTGGAGAATATGAGGGGACTGATGATGGAGAAGAGGAGTTAGAAGGTGGACAGATGAGCTATGAGAGACGGGGACTTGAGAATTTTCTTGAGAGTTGGGAATTATCTGATGTATTGTTCGTTGTTGGCAAGGAGGAAAGACTTGTCCCAGCTCATAAGGTTATCTTACAAGCATCTGGTAATTTTCCTTTGAGCTCGTCAAATGAAGATGTTATTCAGCTACAGGATGCAACATATCCAATTCTTCACGCACTTCTTCAATATATATACACCGGCCACACACAG ATTTCAGAGTCACAACTTGGTTCTCTATGGGCATTGAGCTTACAATTTGAAGTGATGCCACTGGGGAAGCTCTGTGAGGAAATTGTGGAGcgatttaaattgaataaaaagttgtTTGACTCTGGTAAGAATGTGGAATTGTCATATCCAAGCTCCCAGCCCCATTCTTGTATGGCCTTCCCTTCTCAACTGCCTATAAATGTGCAAAGGCTTAAACAGTTGCAGTCGACTGGAGACTATAGTGACATAAACATTTACATTGAGGGTCATGGTCTTGTTGCTCAACCTCACAAAGTCATTCTAAGTTTATGGAGTGTTCCATTTTCAAAG ATGTTTACAAATGGAATGAGTGAGAGTAGCTCCTCAGAGGTTTTCTTAAGGGATGTGTCACCTGAAGCCTTCAAGGTTATGCTTGAATTCATGTATAGTGGAGAACTCAGTTTGGAAGATTCCACGGAATTCGGAACCTTGCTCCTGCAGGCTCTTTTGTTAGCTGATCAATTTGGGGTCGCTCTCCTTTACCAAGAATGCTGCAAAACACTTTTAGAGTGCCTATCGGAG GACTCAGTAGGTCCAATCCTTCAAGCGGTGTCATCGATTCCATCATGTAAACTCATTGAAGAAACATGCGAGAGGAAATTTGCTATGCACTTTGATTATTGTACCACTACAAGCCTTGATTTCATCTTATTAGATGAGACAAACTTTAGCAATATCATTCAG CATCAAGATCTAACTGTAACATCTGAAGAAAGAGTTCTCAATGCAATCTTCATGTGGTGTATGAGAGATAAAGAATTGTGTGGATGGGAGGTCGTCGCTGAGCTACTTGCACTTTCTACTCCTGAACTCCTTTTTGGGGACAGGCTTCAATCTCTTAATAACTTGTTGCCATTTGTGCGATTTCCATTGATGCCATATGACTTGCTTAAGAAG CTGGGGCAAAGCAACCTACGCAGGCATGTCCCTATTTTTGATGATCTT GTGAGGGAGGGCATCAGTTATGCAGAATTTGGATCCCTAAGGCCAGGGAATGACCAAAA CCCTAGGTTTCAACATAGGCGATCTAGCTATAAGGAGCACCAGTACATATGTGATGGTGACAGCAATGGAGTACTCTACTTTGCTGGTACATCTTATGGAGAACATCAGTGGATTAATCCCGTTTTAGCAAAG AGAATTACGATCACTGCCAGCAGTCCCCCTTCAAGATATACCGACCCCAAGACTTTGGTGTCACGAACTTATCAG GGTACGTCTTTTGCTGGGCCTTGCATGGAAGATGGACACATACGTGCATGGTGGATGGTTGACATTGGCCAAGATCATCAG CTTATGTGCAACCACTACACTTTGAGACAAGATGGGTCAAGAGCCTTCATAAGATTTTGGAATATGCAG GGTTCACCGGATGGGAAGACATGGACGGACTTGAGAGTGCACGAGAACGACCAAACAATGTGCAAGGCTGATCAGTTTGCATCATGGCCCATAACCGGGCCACATGCTCTACTTCCTTTTAGGTTCTTCAGGGTTGTTCTAACAGGTCCTACGACAGATGCCTCAAATCCCCACAATTTGTGCATCTGCTTCTTGGAACTCTATGGTTACTTCCACTAG